In Porites lutea chromosome 1, jaPorLute2.1, whole genome shotgun sequence, a single genomic region encodes these proteins:
- the LOC140944773 gene encoding uncharacterized protein isoform X1 — protein MNISKVLGLLIGTYLIQGFLGLPVDRELFRVKRKRETEREIDEDFVHKVRRSQDERETEMRHKRRFFAPETTEHKTKVFATKMEARSSRSSREDNDITARRPERFRIRKRSPDEDESSSVTGETSGVAEQPGQKYTTSGSGLWRYITNKHAPLIKPFKQTEKRSMSTNSLGSLLSALKAISSLTPDEQDTSGQEVGSSGSGFWPSPEKEVDDDKLPKFFEEEKSSGSGDNPEEALSMINEAAERELNSKVEDSSIEDMQHETSEKLFRRELQRDSLEDDLMAAVENMKEIHDSDQDDGSSGSLGSTMHADEDEGTGEGEESEISGQTEKDHFGGRPDVETRPEVKSQPQAKSIRSITDVIFPDSFYRTRRSSEENSFLVSENKLGDNDALKSDSLVARFYRDQDAHTDEPETIDLSAASLSSETKKQAKPVKRETYYQHSGDYSEPRVVYTRELRNAPEAIIERPAIYSHNYDEREMDSSFGGDDDDDEATLTIHEREIREDGYVGCFEDKSPDRDLPTVLSVPHLTPDSCRSACQGAGHAYAGVQYGYLCRCGNSYGKYTKVPDEECNALCSGDKAQKCGGFWRSAVFTTAGAMQPSKRGNFFHIDSVEPITEDIFETPRSEISSGDDHSGETSITVKASDEPARNEATSQSESSGASTLEIHRDTSFQESPLTSVSGISVEEAPMTLHPEQYALKDDTVAQVLSAEITKDDETAAKRADTGTIHQQVIGHLDSTNKETPEEHDNQPNQTPQGTHASQFMYLHQQRHIASTPTSKGHIAIQPTKVDAGTVMYAGTIKLKQSWLDQFEDANSADSKILSGNIVQAFKRIFKNEPKFVNAEVVGLREGLVKHNPNTIRKVIAPFVLTFKHGAKGVEERLKSMVKKTERLDDMPVYKSSLQISAYSHSTAPTASKETAEDSVNNKRKNEEEKRDAVNIPKRPYTMQLFLMKDLFGKKKRSTQELNE, from the exons ATGAACATTTCCAAAGTCTTAGGACTGTTAATTGGGACCTACCTCATCCAAGGGTTTTTAG GTCTTCCAGTTGACAGGGAACTTTTTCGTGTTAAAAGAAAACGAGAAACGGAACGTGAAATTGATGAGGATTTTGTTCATAAAGTTCGAAGATCACAGGATGAGAGAGAAACTGAGATGAGACACAAACGACGTTTTTTCGCCCCAGAGACAACGGAACACAAAACGAAAGTTTTCGCAACAAAAATGGAAGCAAGATCTTCTCGTTCTTCCCGTGAGGATAATGACATCACAGCAAGGCGGCCCGAGAGGTTTCGAATTCGCAAGAGAAGCCCGGATGAAGATGAAAGCTCCTCGGTTACTGGGGAAACTTCCGGTGTCGCTGAACAACCAGGGCAAAAATACACCACATCCGGATCTGGATTATGGAGATATATTACAAATAAACATGCACCACTAATAAAGCCGTTTAAACAAACCGAAAAACGAAGTATGAGTACAAATTCACTAGGAAGTCTCTTATCTGCTCTGAAAGCGATCAGTTCTCTTACTCCAGATGAACAGGATACTTCCGGTCAGGAAGTTGGCTCTTCCGGTTCTGGGTTTTGGCCTTCACCGGAAAAGGAAGTAGATGATGATAAATTGccgaagttttttgaggaagaGAAGAGTTCAGGGAGTGGAGACAACCCCGAAGAGGCTCTGAGTATGATAAACGAAGCGGCAGAAAGGGAACTGAACAGTAAGGTGGAGGATTCAAGCATCGAGGACATGCAACATGAAACTAGCGAGAAACTATTCAGAAGAGAACTACAAAGAGATTCGCTAGAAGATGATTTAATGGCAGCTGTTGAGAACATGAAGGAAATTCATGATTCTGACCAAGATGACGGATCTAGTGGATCCTTAGGGTCCACAATGCACGCTGATGAGGACGAAGGTACTGGGGAAGGAGAAGAAAGTGAAATATCGGGTCAAACGGAAAAAGACCATTTTGGAGGAAGACCGGACGTTGAAACTAGACCGGAAGTGAAGTCTCAACCGCAAGCCAAGTCTATAAGGTCAATAACTGATGTGATATTCCCGGATTCATTTTATCGCACGAGGAGAtcctctgaagaaaactctttTCTAGTTTCCGAGAATAAACTAGGAGATAACGACGCATTAAAAAGCGACAGTCTTGTGGCGCGGTTTTACCGCGACCAGGACGCACACACGGACGAACCGGAAACCATTGATCTTTCCGCGGCATCCCTTTCTAGCGAGACCAAAAAACAAGCCAAACCAGTAAAGCGAGAAACCTACTACCAACATTCAGGAGACTATTCGGAGCCACGTGTGGTGTATACGCGTGAGTTAAGGAACGCTCCTGAGGCCATCATAGAGCGACCAGCGATTTACTCGCATAACTACGATGAACGTGAAATGGATTCGAGCTTTGGGggcgatgatgacgatgacgaggCAACTTTGACGATTCATGAAAGAGAGATCAGAGAAGATG GATATGTTGGTTGCTTTGAAGATAAGTCTCCAGACCGAGACCTTCCCACGGTGCTCTCAGTTCCCCACCTTACCCCTGACTCGTGCCGCAGCGCGTGTCAAGGCGCTGGTCACGCTTATGCCGGAGTGCAGTATGGATATTTGTGTCGGTGTGGTAATTCTTATGGAAAGTATACCAAGGTCCCGGATGAGGAATGTAATGCTTTGTGTTCGGGAGACAAGGCACAAAAATGCGGTGGATTTTGGAGAAGTGCTGTTTTCACCACTG CCGGTGCAATGCAACCTTCAAAGCGGGGAAACTTCTTCCATATTGACAGCGTTGAGCCTATAACCGAAG ATATCTTCGAAACGCCTCGCAGTGAAATCTCCTCAGGTGACGATCATTCCGGGGAGACATCCATAACAGTAAAAGCCTCCGACGAACCAGCGCGCAATGAGGCAACTAGCCAGTCAGAATCATCCGGAGCTTCTACGCTGGAAATACACCGTGACACGTCCTTTCAGGAGTCCCCGTTGACTTCAGTCTCTGGGATAAGCGTGGAAGAAGCCCCGATGACATTACATCCTGAGCAGTATGCCCTGAAGGACGACACAGTAGCACAGGTGCTATCTGCTGAAATTACCAAAGACGACGAGACGGCTGCTAAGCGTGCAGACACTGGCACTATTCATCAACAAGTAATTGGGCACTTAGACTCGACCAATAAGGAGACACCAGAAGAGCACGATAACCAGCCCAACCAAACGCCTCAGGGTACCCATGCGAGTCAGTTCATGTATTTGCATCAGCAACGACACATCGCGTCCACACCAACTTCAAAAGGCCATATCGCAATACAGCCTACAAAAGTGGACGCTGGTA CTGTAATGTATGCAGGAACAATTAAACTGAAACAGAGCTGGCTGGATCAGTTCGAGGACGCAAATAGCGCGGACTCCAAAATTTTGTCAGGAAATATTGTGCAAGCG TTTAAACGAATATTCAAAAACGAGCCGAAGTTTGTTAACGCTGAAGTTGTGGGGCTCAG AGAGGGGCTGGTGAAACATAATCCCAACACGATACGAAAAGTGATCGCTCCTTTCGTCTTGACATTTAAACATGGCGCCAAGGGTGTAGAGGAGAGATTAAAAAGTATGGTAAAGAAGACGGAAAGACTTGATGACATGCCTGTTTACAAGAGTTCGCTTCAGATATCAG CGTATAGCCATTCAACAGCTCCAACAGCAAGTAAAGAAACTGCCGAAGACTCCGTCAACAATAAACGGAAAAACGAAGAAGAAAAGAGAGATGCAGTAAATATTCCAA AACGGCCGTACACGATGCAGTTATTTCTCATGAAAGATTTGTTTGggaagaagaaaagaagtaCACAAGAGTTGAACGAGTAA
- the LOC140944773 gene encoding uncharacterized protein isoform X2, which produces MNISKVLGLLIGTYLIQGFLGLPVDRELFRVKRKRETEREIDEDFVHKVRRSQDERETEMRHKRRFFAPETTEHKTKVFATKMEARSSRSSREDNDITARRPERFRIRKRSPDEDESSSVTGETSGVAEQPGQKYTTSGSGLWRYITNKHAPLIKPFKQTEKRSMSTNSLGSLLSALKAISSLTPDEQDTSGQEVGSSGSGFWPSPEKEVDDDKLPKFFEEEKSSGSGDNPEEALSMINEAAERELNSKVEDSSIEDMQHETSEKLFRRELQRDSLEDDLMAAVENMKEIHDSDQDDGSSGSLGSTMHADEDEGTGEGEESEISGQTEKDHFGGRPDVETRPEVKSQPQAKSIRSITDVIFPDSFYRTRRSSEENSFLVSENKLGDNDALKSDSLVARFYRDQDAHTDEPETIDLSAASLSSETKKQAKPVKRETYYQHSGDYSEPRVVYTRELRNAPEAIIERPAIYSHNYDEREMDSSFGGDDDDDEATLTIHEREIREDGYVGCFEDKSPDRDLPTVLSVPHLTPDSCRSACQGAGHAYAGVQYGYLCRCGNSYGKYTKVPDEECNALCSGDKAQKCGGFWRSAVFTTAGAMQPSKRGNFFHIDSVEPITEDIFETPRSEISSGDDHSGETSITVKASDEPARNEATSQSESSGASTLEIHRDTSFQESPLTSVSGISVEEAPMTLHPEQYALKDDTVAQVLSAEITKDDETAAKRADTGTIHQQVIGHLDSTNKETPEEHDNQPNQTPQGTHASQFMYLHQQRHIASTPTSKGHIAIQPTKVDAGTVMYAGTIKLKQSWLDQFEDANSADSKILSGNIVQAFKRIFKNEPKFVNAEVVGLREGLVKHNPNTIRKVIAPFVLTFKHGAKGVEERLKSMVKKTERLDDMPVYKSSLQISAYSHSTAPTASKETAEDSVNNKRKNEEEKRDAVNIPNGGVDPFLKKIFNQIST; this is translated from the exons ATGAACATTTCCAAAGTCTTAGGACTGTTAATTGGGACCTACCTCATCCAAGGGTTTTTAG GTCTTCCAGTTGACAGGGAACTTTTTCGTGTTAAAAGAAAACGAGAAACGGAACGTGAAATTGATGAGGATTTTGTTCATAAAGTTCGAAGATCACAGGATGAGAGAGAAACTGAGATGAGACACAAACGACGTTTTTTCGCCCCAGAGACAACGGAACACAAAACGAAAGTTTTCGCAACAAAAATGGAAGCAAGATCTTCTCGTTCTTCCCGTGAGGATAATGACATCACAGCAAGGCGGCCCGAGAGGTTTCGAATTCGCAAGAGAAGCCCGGATGAAGATGAAAGCTCCTCGGTTACTGGGGAAACTTCCGGTGTCGCTGAACAACCAGGGCAAAAATACACCACATCCGGATCTGGATTATGGAGATATATTACAAATAAACATGCACCACTAATAAAGCCGTTTAAACAAACCGAAAAACGAAGTATGAGTACAAATTCACTAGGAAGTCTCTTATCTGCTCTGAAAGCGATCAGTTCTCTTACTCCAGATGAACAGGATACTTCCGGTCAGGAAGTTGGCTCTTCCGGTTCTGGGTTTTGGCCTTCACCGGAAAAGGAAGTAGATGATGATAAATTGccgaagttttttgaggaagaGAAGAGTTCAGGGAGTGGAGACAACCCCGAAGAGGCTCTGAGTATGATAAACGAAGCGGCAGAAAGGGAACTGAACAGTAAGGTGGAGGATTCAAGCATCGAGGACATGCAACATGAAACTAGCGAGAAACTATTCAGAAGAGAACTACAAAGAGATTCGCTAGAAGATGATTTAATGGCAGCTGTTGAGAACATGAAGGAAATTCATGATTCTGACCAAGATGACGGATCTAGTGGATCCTTAGGGTCCACAATGCACGCTGATGAGGACGAAGGTACTGGGGAAGGAGAAGAAAGTGAAATATCGGGTCAAACGGAAAAAGACCATTTTGGAGGAAGACCGGACGTTGAAACTAGACCGGAAGTGAAGTCTCAACCGCAAGCCAAGTCTATAAGGTCAATAACTGATGTGATATTCCCGGATTCATTTTATCGCACGAGGAGAtcctctgaagaaaactctttTCTAGTTTCCGAGAATAAACTAGGAGATAACGACGCATTAAAAAGCGACAGTCTTGTGGCGCGGTTTTACCGCGACCAGGACGCACACACGGACGAACCGGAAACCATTGATCTTTCCGCGGCATCCCTTTCTAGCGAGACCAAAAAACAAGCCAAACCAGTAAAGCGAGAAACCTACTACCAACATTCAGGAGACTATTCGGAGCCACGTGTGGTGTATACGCGTGAGTTAAGGAACGCTCCTGAGGCCATCATAGAGCGACCAGCGATTTACTCGCATAACTACGATGAACGTGAAATGGATTCGAGCTTTGGGggcgatgatgacgatgacgaggCAACTTTGACGATTCATGAAAGAGAGATCAGAGAAGATG GATATGTTGGTTGCTTTGAAGATAAGTCTCCAGACCGAGACCTTCCCACGGTGCTCTCAGTTCCCCACCTTACCCCTGACTCGTGCCGCAGCGCGTGTCAAGGCGCTGGTCACGCTTATGCCGGAGTGCAGTATGGATATTTGTGTCGGTGTGGTAATTCTTATGGAAAGTATACCAAGGTCCCGGATGAGGAATGTAATGCTTTGTGTTCGGGAGACAAGGCACAAAAATGCGGTGGATTTTGGAGAAGTGCTGTTTTCACCACTG CCGGTGCAATGCAACCTTCAAAGCGGGGAAACTTCTTCCATATTGACAGCGTTGAGCCTATAACCGAAG ATATCTTCGAAACGCCTCGCAGTGAAATCTCCTCAGGTGACGATCATTCCGGGGAGACATCCATAACAGTAAAAGCCTCCGACGAACCAGCGCGCAATGAGGCAACTAGCCAGTCAGAATCATCCGGAGCTTCTACGCTGGAAATACACCGTGACACGTCCTTTCAGGAGTCCCCGTTGACTTCAGTCTCTGGGATAAGCGTGGAAGAAGCCCCGATGACATTACATCCTGAGCAGTATGCCCTGAAGGACGACACAGTAGCACAGGTGCTATCTGCTGAAATTACCAAAGACGACGAGACGGCTGCTAAGCGTGCAGACACTGGCACTATTCATCAACAAGTAATTGGGCACTTAGACTCGACCAATAAGGAGACACCAGAAGAGCACGATAACCAGCCCAACCAAACGCCTCAGGGTACCCATGCGAGTCAGTTCATGTATTTGCATCAGCAACGACACATCGCGTCCACACCAACTTCAAAAGGCCATATCGCAATACAGCCTACAAAAGTGGACGCTGGTA CTGTAATGTATGCAGGAACAATTAAACTGAAACAGAGCTGGCTGGATCAGTTCGAGGACGCAAATAGCGCGGACTCCAAAATTTTGTCAGGAAATATTGTGCAAGCG TTTAAACGAATATTCAAAAACGAGCCGAAGTTTGTTAACGCTGAAGTTGTGGGGCTCAG AGAGGGGCTGGTGAAACATAATCCCAACACGATACGAAAAGTGATCGCTCCTTTCGTCTTGACATTTAAACATGGCGCCAAGGGTGTAGAGGAGAGATTAAAAAGTATGGTAAAGAAGACGGAAAGACTTGATGACATGCCTGTTTACAAGAGTTCGCTTCAGATATCAG CGTATAGCCATTCAACAGCTCCAACAGCAAGTAAAGAAACTGCCGAAGACTCCGTCAACAATAAACGGAAAAACGAAGAAGAAAAGAGAGATGCAGTAAATATTCCAA acGGTGGCGTTGATCCTTTTCTTAAGAAGATCTTTAATCAGATTTCTACCTAA